In Anopheles arabiensis isolate DONGOLA chromosome 2, AaraD3, whole genome shotgun sequence, the genomic window TGCAATAGGTGTTACTTCGAGCTAGTCATTTCCCATCGCTTCACACAATAAACGCTATGTACAGATTTTTACATCAGTAAACACATTTATTTAGATCTAACCGAGCCGATGgatggcatgtgtgtgtgttggttggttgggttggTTTGCGGTTCTAATCCTGGCGGATGCGCGCCGCTCGGGGATCATCCGGACGCATCACAACGTACGTCAGCTTGTACCGGCGGTTATCAGCGTCCTTGCGGTAGTAGTTGGTCAGTCCCACCACGCTGAGCCCGATTCCGATTAGAGCGATCACTGACGAGCCGACCACCTCGGGAATTTCGTTCCACCCGCGCTTGAAGAGTGCCGTCAGGCCGCGGCTAGCCTGAGAAGACGCTGCCATTGTTGCGTTCCGGTGGAAAACGAGCCGTTCTGGTGGGAATTGGAAGGATGTTGAATTCAGAAATGCCTATTTTTGCACCCAATTTTCAGCTAAAAACATTCGCCACTCACTCTATTCACGTaatcgtgtttttctttgctcgaTATTTCACACCTTCTGATGTGCTGTCAGCGTGACAGCAGGTCGCCTTGTACCAAGGTGCATAGACAGCTGGTGTTCAAACTCGCCCATTTCGAATTTTAACGGACATGTACAATGAATTTGTATAAATATGGGAAATTCTAATCCATTTATTTAAACTGATCAACGAAAAACTGAGTTAAACACAAATTGGCACCACTGAACGGAACTGTAGCGTGAGGAGAGATATATAGTACAACGGCCGAGTCCAGGCCATCTATGCCCGCCAACACGACCCCTACATAATATCGCAGCAATTATACGTCGCTAGCCAGGAAGAGTGTTTATGGATAAGCATTGCGAATGCTTGCTTTCGAGGTGGTTCTGCAACCCGCAGGTCGGGATCGGGCAGTTCCGGCCGGACCAGCAGCTCCGCTGATGTTGTTTCGCTCGCTGACCATTCCTGCCATGCCTCGCTAGATCATTTGCGTGCAAAATTGTTCGCCATACTTTTGCGCATATGCTGAAACGTGAGCGGCACGCTCAATCGCTCATCCCGGTGCTTGTAATACTCGTTATAGTCCAACCGCATGCACAGCTGCGGTAAAGATTCGATGGGCGACACCGCCAGCTGGTACAGGAAGTGGCCGACCGAGTTTTCGTACTCCACCCCGATCGCAATGAGCGCTTTCTGGCAATGCACCAGCTTCGCCTCAAACTCCTGCTGCGCTTCGTCCCGCTCCAGCGCACGTTCCGCGTTCACGCCGTACGTTCCCTTCGCTTCGCTCGATTGGATGTACTCGTCGAACTCTTTGCGCGCGTCCAGTTCCCGATTGCACAGCTTGTAAAAGTTCATCTGCCATTCGTCCAGCTTGCGCACCGAGCTAAATATCTGCTCCAGGCAGCTGCTGAACAGATGCGTCGACTGGTCCAGGAATATGCCGGTGCGAATGCGATCGAGAAATTTATCGTGCGCTTCCAGCACGTCGTCCAGCGCTTTCGCCTGCTTGACCCGTGCGCTGAACTGCACCCACGAGCACTCGATCACCTCGTACAGTATGTAGTACTGCATCTGCGTGATGATGTTGATCATTTTCGAGCAGTAGCTCTGCAGGTGCTGCTTTATCAGGCCAATGTCGCTAGCGATGGGCTTGAAGCAGCGCGTGCTGAGCATGTGGTTGCGCCAGATGCCGTACAGGATGAACTGGAACCGCTTCATGTTCCACAGCTGCTTGAACAGGGCTCGGTAGGTGCACTGGACGGGCTGGAAGATCGTCCCCAGCGGACCCTGCACTTTGTACGTCAGGCAGAACACATCCCACCCGGTATCGCCCTCGCAAGGGCTGAGGAAGTGCACGTCGAGATAGCTCAGCACGGCCGGCTCCTCCTGCTCGTCGGCCGATTTTCGCACCGCAGCGGCCACAATAGAGAACAGCTCCTGCTGGTAGATGTCTTTTGCCGGACGGTCCAGTTCCTCCTTCAAATTTTCCATCAGCACATCCGCAAAGTGGCCCAGCCCGAGCAGCAGATAGTCGCGCATTGCCTTTAGGTGATCGTAAAGCTGATGGGGACCGAGCACGATGTCCAGCACGCGTTTCGAGGTCTTCAGGTACACGCCGTCGATCAGCACGTGCAGCTCGGTATTGCTGTGCGGACTGTACAGGTAGTCGAGATGCTCGTTGAGACACTTCTTCAAATCCGTCCGCTCCGGGACGGGCTCTCGGTCTTTGCACACTTCGCGCAGAAAGTTGATGCTCTTCCCGATCACCAGTATCTGCTTTGCCAGCGTGTCCGAGATGAAGGACGGCACCATTGAGCTGCGCAGC contains:
- the LOC120893644 gene encoding gamma-tubulin complex component 3 is translated as MNRNHQPNFPVIYELLKQLCQNLAGDRSNDVLKEVTRLIANKPNSITHHGGTSAAANESTIVARINRLLASRSQASVNVFNGFYEELISMTESKQRTPILEFLFHLADSDKSASGSGLQVDLRNDAGFASGTLDSVFSKLSVDSGIGGSQRLMKSRSGGTVTGSTGSLCDAKALVADDAQLQIADRNELEDLLIQDVIYACTGIEGKYLRKNVVSGEFKLDHIHGRNLNACDAGMLLRLAEVGFFYNKVSRFINPKSDSYLMGNFGQGYITALQQELTNYYGLIANLQENLDRQRQAGDGAERMTLMRTMVWLVEPMERLQWLALISDACREVKGGALASAIHKFIWHGDPMVRTISRELLQSACIPLQQMLSQWLTDGKIVDPHCEFFIEELTDVGYNRLWHDEFRLRSSMVPSFISDTLAKQILVIGKSINFLREVCKDREPVPERTDLKKCLNEHLDYLYSPHSNTELHVLIDGVYLKTSKRVLDIVLGPHQLYDHLKAMRDYLLLGLGHFADVLMENLKEELDRPAKDIYQQELFSIVAAAVRKSADEQEEPAVLSYLDVHFLSPCEGDTGWDVFCLTYKVQGPLGTIFQPVQCTYRALFKQLWNMKRFQFILYGIWRNHMLSTRCFKPIASDIGLIKQHLQSYCSKMINIITQMQYYILYEVIECSWVQFSARVKQAKALDDVLEAHDKFLDRIRTGIFLDQSTHLFSSCLEQIFSSVRKLDEWQMNFYKLCNRELDARKEFDEYIQSSEAKGTYGVNAERALERDEAQQEFEAKLVHCQKALIAIGVEYENSVGHFLYQLAVSPIESLPQLCMRLDYNEYYKHRDERLSVPLTFQHMRKSMANNFARK
- the LOC120893651 gene encoding uncharacterized protein LOC120893651, whose protein sequence is MAASSQASRGLTALFKRGWNEIPEVVGSSVIALIGIGLSVVGLTNYYRKDADNRRYKLTYVVMRPDDPRAARIRQD